One genomic region from Fibrobacter sp. encodes:
- the ruvA gene encoding Holliday junction branch migration protein RuvA — MIEHIKGKLEEKTPTFVVVDVNGVGYGINISAYTAGKLPEVGNDVTLHTNLVVREDSMTLFGFADTTEKQVFLMMLDVNGVGPKMAQRILSGVSPADLLNMIASDNKSALGKIKGLGKKTCEQMVLTLKDKAGVMLQGLGNVEGSGITSMGALTGAKMEAVLALHTLGVKDPAAEKAVVKAVEVLGNEADAAALIPEALKYL; from the coding sequence ATGATTGAGCATATCAAAGGCAAGCTAGAAGAAAAGACCCCCACCTTCGTAGTGGTCGATGTCAACGGAGTTGGCTACGGAATCAACATTTCCGCCTATACAGCTGGCAAATTGCCCGAGGTTGGCAACGACGTAACCCTCCATACCAATCTTGTGGTTCGAGAAGATTCCATGACGCTTTTCGGATTTGCCGATACAACAGAAAAGCAGGTATTCCTGATGATGCTCGATGTAAACGGGGTTGGTCCCAAGATGGCCCAACGTATATTGAGCGGTGTTTCTCCGGCTGATTTACTAAACATGATTGCCAGCGACAACAAGTCTGCCCTAGGCAAGATCAAGGGGCTCGGTAAAAAGACCTGCGAACAGATGGTGCTTACCCTAAAAGATAAGGCAGGAGTCATGCTCCAGGGCCTTGGCAACGTAGAAGGAAGCGGCATTACAAGCATGGGCGCCCTTACCGGAGCCAAGATGGAAGCCGTTCTTGCACTCCATACCCTGGGTGTCAAGGATCCTGCAGCAGAAAAGGCCGTAGTCAAGGCTGTAGAAGTTCTTGGAAACGAGGCCGACGCAGCAGCCCTGATTCCCGAAGCCCTAAAGTATCTATAG